One Thalassotalea hakodatensis DNA segment encodes these proteins:
- a CDS encoding mechanosensitive ion channel family protein: MSLTLEKFRSLINEKLTAWVELTVKNLPNVVIAFVVFLLFFLLSKVFSRWIKNLLNRVFQSHQITGLIAGISRIIFIAIGFFFALDIMGLSKAVASLLAGAGIIGLAIGFAFQDMTENLIAGVAMGIRKPFQVGDVIEADDVFGTVKAINLRNTLVETFFGQLELVPNKILFRNILTNYSYNGVRCIEIPVGISYADDIEKASEVIVENINQCDFVINKQETAVYAEGFDDSSVKLLVWFWINYPGQKGFMQARHEGVANIKRALAEADISIPFPIRTLDFGIKGGEKLSAMMSSKKAENTEKAS, from the coding sequence ATGTCACTTACACTTGAAAAGTTCAGGTCGTTAATCAATGAAAAATTAACCGCTTGGGTAGAGTTGACGGTTAAAAATTTACCGAATGTTGTTATTGCCTTTGTGGTTTTTTTACTGTTTTTCTTATTATCTAAGGTATTTTCTCGTTGGATAAAAAATTTATTAAATAGAGTGTTCCAGTCACACCAAATAACAGGACTAATTGCTGGGATTAGTCGAATAATATTTATTGCCATTGGTTTTTTCTTTGCCTTAGATATTATGGGGTTGTCTAAGGCGGTTGCTTCATTACTTGCTGGTGCGGGTATTATCGGTTTGGCTATTGGTTTTGCGTTTCAGGATATGACGGAAAACCTTATTGCTGGCGTTGCAATGGGTATTCGTAAACCTTTTCAAGTGGGTGATGTGATAGAAGCAGACGATGTCTTTGGCACCGTAAAAGCAATAAATCTGCGTAATACTTTAGTGGAAACCTTTTTTGGTCAGTTAGAGCTTGTTCCTAATAAAATTCTGTTTAGAAATATCTTAACCAATTATTCTTATAATGGCGTAAGGTGTATTGAAATACCAGTTGGTATTTCTTATGCCGATGACATTGAAAAAGCATCAGAGGTGATTGTAGAGAACATTAACCAATGTGATTTTGTTATTAACAAACAAGAAACGGCTGTATACGCAGAAGGATTTGATGATAGCAGTGTAAAATTACTGGTATGGTTTTGGATTAACTACCCTGGGCAAAAAGGCTTTATGCAAGCTCGTCACGAAGGCGTTGCAAATATTAAACGTGCCTTAGCAGAAGCTGACATTTCGATACCATTCCCAATCAGAACTTTAGATTTTGGTATAAAAGGGGGTGAAAAATTAAGTGCAATGATGAGTTCAAAAAAGGCTGAAAATACCGAGAAAGCATCATGA
- a CDS encoding ribbon-helix-helix protein, CopG family translates to MLGVRLDDDLESRLSALAERTHRSKSHHAKEALARYIEQEEAKELADKESLERWEAYKENGESVSNQSVMNWLEGWGTEQEKSCPEK, encoded by the coding sequence ATGTTAGGCGTTAGATTAGATGATGACTTAGAAAGTAGGTTGTCTGCATTGGCAGAACGTACCCATCGTTCAAAAAGTCATCATGCCAAAGAAGCATTAGCCCGTTATATCGAGCAAGAAGAAGCGAAAGAGTTAGCTGATAAAGAATCATTAGAAAGATGGGAAGCTTATAAAGAAAATGGTGAGTCTGTTAGTAATCAATCAGTAATGAATTGGTTAGAGGGTTGGGGTACTGAGCAGGAAAAATCATGTCCCGAGAAGTAG
- a CDS encoding glutathione S-transferase family protein, with amino-acid sequence MKHYFNQMSRGITTDWMLKELDAPHEQVIIDFENGENLSPEFKNINPMGKLPVLVDDDVVVTEVAAICAYLADKFPEKQLAPQVGSAERATYYRYLFIAGNTIEPAFTLAAFNIESLDPKSVGWGDMTRVLATIEAMTPRNDWVLGEQFTAADVVFGGLLDFAIIFKWYEPSPKVMAYVERIRQRPAYRDTHGGFLEMAEQ; translated from the coding sequence ATGAAACACTATTTCAATCAAATGAGCAGAGGGATCACCACCGACTGGATGCTGAAAGAGCTCGACGCTCCCCATGAGCAAGTGATTATTGATTTTGAAAATGGAGAAAACCTATCACCAGAATTCAAAAATATAAACCCTATGGGTAAATTGCCTGTATTGGTAGATGATGATGTAGTCGTGACAGAGGTTGCAGCTATTTGCGCCTATTTAGCTGATAAATTCCCTGAAAAGCAACTGGCGCCTCAAGTTGGTAGTGCCGAACGTGCCACCTATTATCGTTACCTATTTATCGCCGGAAACACAATTGAACCAGCCTTTACTCTCGCAGCTTTTAATATTGAATCTCTAGACCCTAAGTCAGTTGGTTGGGGTGATATGACCAGAGTGTTAGCAACAATTGAAGCAATGACCCCTCGAAATGATTGGGTTTTAGGTGAACAGTTCACCGCAGCTGATGTTGTGTTTGGTGGCTTGTTAGACTTTGCCATCATTTTTAAATGGTATGAACCATCTCCCAAAGTTATGGCATATGTTGAACGTATAAGACAGCGCCCAGCTTACCGCGACACTCATGGCGGCTTTTTGGAAATGGCAGAACAATAA
- a CDS encoding helix-turn-helix transcriptional regulator: MVIYAVIWHIKEMTNTSFEHRSERRSRLLGLLRSEEHWKSADLREQLGISQRTLMREIAQLRLAGYPIDSDRGRGGGIRLNGRWGIERLQLNHQEVVELILSLAIMESLQSPLFTNNLKAIKQKLFQAFPEKQRNAVSTIRKRIMVGDNAGTTAVARYLKPTSKVSESVAEAFLQCKCLEIDYVAESGERTTRVIEAQYILLFWPIWYIIAWDHLRKSSRVFRIDRIQRAHVVENRFKLRHKDTFFDVCMPFYQSI, encoded by the coding sequence ATGGTAATTTATGCCGTTATTTGGCATATTAAAGAAATGACAAATACTAGCTTTGAACATCGCAGTGAACGGCGCAGCCGCCTACTTGGATTACTGCGCTCTGAAGAACATTGGAAGTCTGCTGACTTACGCGAGCAGTTGGGGATTAGCCAGCGAACCTTGATGCGAGAAATAGCTCAGTTAAGGCTTGCTGGTTATCCTATTGATTCAGATCGAGGACGAGGCGGAGGCATTCGTTTAAATGGTCGCTGGGGCATTGAGCGCTTACAGTTAAATCATCAAGAAGTGGTTGAATTGATACTGTCGTTAGCCATTATGGAGTCACTACAATCGCCGTTGTTTACCAATAACCTTAAAGCAATTAAACAGAAGCTCTTTCAAGCCTTTCCTGAAAAACAACGCAACGCAGTGAGTACTATTCGTAAGCGTATTATGGTAGGTGATAATGCAGGAACAACTGCCGTTGCACGTTATTTAAAGCCAACATCAAAGGTATCAGAATCTGTTGCAGAAGCATTCTTACAATGTAAGTGTTTAGAAATTGATTATGTAGCAGAGTCAGGTGAACGAACAACACGTGTGATTGAAGCACAGTATATTTTATTATTCTGGCCTATTTGGTATATCATCGCTTGGGATCATTTACGCAAATCATCTCGTGTTTTTCGCATAGATAGAATTCAACGCGCTCATGTGGTTGAAAACCGTTTCAAACTTCGCCATAAAGACACCTTTTTCGATGTGTGTATGCCGTTTTATCAATCAATTTAA
- a CDS encoding TetR/AcrR family transcriptional regulator — protein MVLSSTKVNKKYLVGMQAELILSQKTLSERGKKILDAAQQLFLEHGYDNTSLEMIISEAGGSRRNIYSEFGNKEGLLIAVIKEHIAAQVSLLVDIDYDLPPEEALTKVCCRFMDGFLSETVIKLFRLVINIVPTLPQLGELIFHYGPLTGCRPISDYLAYLNKQGVLLIDDSEFAAHLLIEMIKSRLHVQALLLPNNPPTKAEISAHVRQAVPVFLRAYKV, from the coding sequence GTGGTACTATCTAGTACCAAAGTCAATAAGAAATATTTAGTGGGTATGCAAGCAGAGTTAATATTATCGCAAAAAACGTTATCTGAACGCGGAAAAAAAATTTTAGATGCAGCACAGCAATTGTTTCTGGAACATGGTTATGACAATACATCACTTGAAATGATCATTAGTGAGGCTGGCGGTTCAAGGCGTAATATTTATAGTGAATTTGGTAATAAAGAAGGGCTATTGATTGCGGTGATCAAAGAGCATATCGCCGCACAAGTATCATTATTAGTTGATATTGATTATGACTTACCGCCAGAAGAGGCGTTGACCAAGGTATGTTGTCGATTTATGGATGGCTTTTTGTCTGAAACCGTGATTAAACTTTTCCGTTTAGTGATTAATATTGTGCCAACCCTACCACAACTGGGCGAACTCATTTTTCATTATGGACCACTTACAGGTTGCCGACCGATTAGTGATTATTTAGCTTACTTGAATAAGCAAGGTGTATTATTAATAGACGATAGCGAGTTTGCTGCGCATTTATTAATTGAAATGATCAAATCTCGCTTACATGTTCAAGCGTTATTATTACCAAATAACCCGCCAACGAAAGCTGAAATATCAGCGCACGTTCGTCAAGCAGTACCAGTATTTTTACGCGCTTATAAAGTTTAA
- a CDS encoding efflux RND transporter periplasmic adaptor subunit — translation MRNIFYVFFLFSLIACSDNSPKKDPMIRPIAWQKVTLSPMEQVRTLSGIIAPVETATLSFEVAGKVEDVPVNLGDTVQKGQRLAQLNQRSFNLSVQSAHANLQQVKASFSEAESTYNRFKKLIKQQLVSQSDFDNAKAAFNSTKSAVAVAQAQVDIANKNQQDSILLAPYDGVITKRLIEPSQQISQGQPIFEIEGEHGLEVHVMVPETLIRELSKNTALNVTFPVLNQVVMKGHITEIGTRAQSANAFPLTVVLNDNHDALRAGMTAEVSFTYKNSEQSGYSGPAIRIPATAIGADLEQKSYVFVYNTTSKTLNKRYVHAENVINNEIILSEGLKDGEIIATAGIAFLRDGQQVTLLDQQTQRFN, via the coding sequence ATGCGTAATATTTTTTATGTTTTTTTTCTTTTCTCTCTGATCGCTTGTTCAGATAATTCACCTAAAAAAGATCCAATGATTAGGCCCATCGCTTGGCAGAAAGTCACGCTATCTCCTATGGAACAAGTGCGTACCCTATCAGGTATTATCGCCCCTGTTGAAACGGCGACATTGAGCTTTGAAGTAGCAGGTAAGGTAGAAGATGTACCGGTCAATTTAGGGGACACGGTACAAAAAGGTCAACGACTTGCGCAATTAAATCAACGCAGTTTTAATCTCAGTGTGCAATCAGCACATGCTAACCTTCAGCAAGTAAAAGCAAGCTTTTCAGAAGCAGAAAGCACCTACAATCGATTTAAAAAATTGATCAAACAACAATTAGTCTCACAATCAGATTTTGATAATGCCAAGGCAGCTTTCAATTCTACTAAAAGTGCAGTAGCGGTTGCTCAAGCACAAGTGGATATTGCCAATAAAAACCAACAGGACAGCATATTGCTAGCCCCCTACGACGGTGTTATTACCAAGCGATTAATTGAGCCTTCCCAGCAAATATCTCAAGGACAACCTATTTTTGAAATTGAAGGTGAACATGGTTTAGAAGTACATGTGATGGTACCTGAAACATTGATAAGAGAATTATCAAAAAACACAGCATTGAATGTCACTTTTCCCGTGCTAAATCAAGTCGTGATGAAAGGACACATCACTGAAATTGGTACCAGAGCACAGTCAGCTAATGCTTTTCCGTTAACGGTTGTGTTAAATGACAACCATGATGCATTAAGAGCTGGCATGACAGCAGAAGTCTCTTTCACTTATAAGAATAGTGAGCAATCAGGGTATTCAGGGCCTGCAATTCGAATACCTGCTACAGCAATTGGCGCAGATTTAGAACAAAAATCCTATGTATTTGTTTACAACACAACCTCAAAAACACTGAATAAGCGTTATGTACATGCAGAGAATGTGATTAATAACGAGATCATTTTATCAGAAGGCTTAAAAGACGGTGAAATTATCGCTACGGCCGGCATTGCCTTTTTACGAGATGGTCAACAAGTGACGCTTTTAGATCAACAAACCCAACGTTTTAATTAA
- a CDS encoding ABC transporter permease, which yields MKPWSTSYIVAFMVAALALFPVSVLFSLASDSTQIFDAYNLEVLANTLLLMAFTALGAILIGVPLAVILTYVQLPWKKFWLVLLAAPLAMPSYLGAFTFYATFGYSGELNALTGIETPPFDGLFGASVIMIFYTYPFVLLSTRAALSSLDASQVYAARTLGMSLLTSLWRIALPRIFNGIAAGALLASLYALSDFGTPAFMGLDTFTRVIYVEYNAFGLSQAAMLSLQLLVIVALVLYLEAQVKGSQEPPGRHLVFWPNKKQLLLIISGMFPIVLFAIVLPLAVFSIWLWRDGFGNFELSYAWNSAQASLLAAMAAMIIALPLAHASLKGRAGKFMERIIFVGFGIPGIVMGTALVYIGLQLPFLYQTLGLLVLAYLLRFLPLAIGSIRTATENLDTSMVNAARLLGASRQEAFRRVTLPLTMRGVIAGGALVFLEAMRELPATLLLGPTGYETLATYLWRVYEAGYFGLAAIPGLLLIFISALGLLLMLTGERFNDIEFNKETQIK from the coding sequence ATGAAACCTTGGTCAACATCGTATATCGTCGCTTTTATGGTGGCGGCTTTAGCGCTATTTCCTGTTAGTGTTTTATTCTCTTTAGCGTCAGACAGTACCCAAATATTTGATGCTTACAACCTTGAAGTACTGGCAAATACGTTATTATTAATGGCGTTTACCGCCTTAGGGGCCATACTAATTGGCGTACCTTTGGCTGTTATTTTGACTTATGTGCAATTGCCTTGGAAAAAGTTCTGGTTAGTGTTACTCGCAGCCCCGTTAGCCATGCCAAGTTATCTAGGCGCATTCACCTTTTATGCAACGTTTGGTTATAGTGGTGAATTAAATGCACTTACAGGGATAGAAACTCCCCCTTTTGATGGGTTATTTGGGGCTAGTGTGATCATGATCTTTTACACCTACCCATTTGTGTTACTCAGTACACGTGCGGCATTAAGCAGTTTAGATGCAAGCCAAGTTTACGCAGCAAGAACTCTAGGCATGTCTTTATTAACGAGTTTATGGCGTATCGCATTACCACGCATTTTTAACGGCATAGCCGCTGGAGCATTGCTTGCCTCGTTATATGCGTTATCAGATTTTGGTACACCTGCATTTATGGGGTTAGATACTTTTACCCGCGTTATTTACGTTGAATACAATGCTTTTGGTTTAAGCCAAGCAGCGATGTTGTCGTTACAGTTATTGGTGATTGTGGCATTAGTTTTATACCTTGAAGCTCAAGTGAAAGGTAGCCAAGAACCCCCGGGTAGACACTTAGTGTTTTGGCCTAATAAAAAGCAACTATTGCTCATCATAAGTGGTATGTTTCCCATCGTGTTATTTGCCATAGTACTGCCTTTAGCGGTATTTTCTATCTGGTTATGGCGAGATGGCTTTGGTAACTTTGAGCTTTCCTATGCTTGGAACTCGGCTCAAGCTTCTTTATTAGCAGCAATGGCTGCAATGATCATTGCACTTCCACTTGCCCATGCTTCTTTAAAAGGAAGAGCAGGCAAGTTCATGGAGCGAATTATTTTTGTTGGCTTTGGTATACCAGGCATCGTAATGGGTACCGCACTCGTTTATATTGGTTTACAGCTCCCCTTTTTGTACCAAACACTCGGTCTGCTTGTGTTGGCTTATTTATTGCGCTTTCTTCCTTTAGCTATTGGCAGCATTAGAACCGCGACCGAAAATTTAGATACTTCTATGGTCAACGCAGCTAGGCTACTGGGTGCAAGTCGACAAGAAGCTTTTCGCCGAGTAACCTTACCATTAACCATGCGCGGTGTAATTGCAGGTGGCGCACTGGTATTTTTAGAAGCCATGCGTGAATTACCTGCAACTTTATTATTAGGCCCTACGGGTTACGAAACCTTAGCCACCTATTTATGGCGAGTATATGAAGCTGGTTATTTTGGCTTAGCTGCTATTCCAGGCTTATTATTAATTTTTATTTCCGCCCTTGGTTTATTATTAATGCTCACTGGTGAGCGATTTAATGATATTGAATTTAATAAGGAAACACAGATTAAATGA
- a CDS encoding ABC transporter ATP-binding protein, with amino-acid sequence MIEVTNLSINYGDNTVVDNLSFSLAQKEILMLVGPTGCGKSTILKAIAGLLPIESGEIKHQSWTATAKKHVAPEKRKLGMVFQDFALFPHLTVIENVSFRLKSHEKAEHWLAVLGLSNFKHVKPNQLSGGQKQRVALARTLAHEPALVLLDEPLSSLDAALKDELRWQIRSALKEAGVPAIWVTHDQEEALSIGDKVGVLLNGKLEQIAPPHECYTTPVNKFVARFLGDANFIQGEYSSTEGVVTSIMGKSVIHIHENLEDNVELLVRPEDLNLQANDKGIGKIIWSRYEGKSRLFLVELATGEQLRVRESNTLQLQTGQSVSIAINTASKLNAYNIR; translated from the coding sequence ATGATTGAAGTAACCAATTTAAGTATTAACTATGGTGATAATACTGTCGTTGATAATCTGAGTTTTTCCTTAGCACAAAAAGAAATACTGATGCTTGTTGGACCCACAGGCTGCGGTAAATCAACTATTTTAAAAGCCATTGCTGGGTTATTACCGATTGAATCGGGCGAAATCAAACACCAGTCTTGGACTGCAACAGCCAAAAAACACGTAGCACCTGAAAAACGAAAGCTTGGTATGGTGTTTCAAGATTTTGCCTTATTTCCGCATTTAACCGTCATAGAAAATGTAAGTTTTCGGCTAAAAAGCCATGAAAAAGCAGAACATTGGTTGGCGGTATTAGGGCTCAGCAATTTTAAACACGTTAAACCCAATCAACTTTCTGGCGGTCAAAAGCAACGTGTTGCATTAGCACGAACTTTAGCACATGAACCGGCATTAGTGTTATTAGATGAGCCACTTTCCAGCCTTGATGCCGCATTAAAAGATGAACTGCGATGGCAGATCCGCAGCGCCTTAAAAGAAGCCGGTGTACCGGCTATTTGGGTCACGCATGATCAAGAAGAAGCACTGTCAATTGGCGACAAAGTAGGCGTTTTGTTAAACGGCAAACTTGAACAAATTGCACCACCACACGAATGCTACACAACACCCGTTAATAAATTTGTTGCTCGCTTTTTAGGTGATGCTAACTTTATTCAAGGTGAATACTCTTCAACAGAAGGGGTTGTTACCAGTATTATGGGTAAAAGCGTTATTCATATTCACGAGAACCTCGAAGATAACGTTGAATTATTAGTGCGACCAGAAGACCTTAATTTACAAGCTAATGACAAGGGTATAGGTAAAATTATTTGGTCGCGCTATGAAGGTAAAAGTCGATTATTTCTCGTAGAGCTCGCGACAGGCGAACAACTTAGGGTGCGAGAAAGCAATACACTGCAACTTCAAACAGGGCAAAGTGTCAGTATTGCCATCAATACAGCAAGTAAGTTAAACGCTTATAATATAAGGTAA
- a CDS encoding type II toxin-antitoxin system RelE/ParE family toxin, giving the protein MSREVVWLPDAVTDLMRLRKFIQEKNPNAAKRAASKIKEGALTLMSNPESGRPVEGLSSFREILIPFGTGNYVLRYREENITIAVVRVWHSKEERT; this is encoded by the coding sequence ATGTCCCGAGAAGTAGTTTGGTTACCTGATGCCGTAACAGATTTAATGCGGTTGAGAAAGTTCATTCAAGAGAAAAACCCAAACGCAGCTAAAAGAGCAGCAAGCAAGATAAAAGAAGGTGCATTAACTTTAATGAGTAACCCTGAATCAGGACGCCCTGTTGAAGGCTTAAGCTCATTTCGAGAAATACTCATTCCTTTTGGCACAGGAAATTATGTTTTACGTTATAGGGAGGAGAACATTACTATCGCTGTTGTAAGGGTGTGGCACAGCAAAGAAGAACGTACTTAA
- a CDS encoding M61 family metallopeptidase, whose protein sequence is MQKLSHHISLLTFASMTFLSVDAFADVNVDIDLSKAEHHYANVTMSLPESVKSSIDLKLPTWRTGRYEILNLANGIREFSVEGDNISWQKVDKDTWRLTGDFKSGVEVSYQVYSNQLGYRTRHVDDSHAFLDASGVVMYTEETRDDKHIIQLNTPKEWRSVSGLVSGDNAHQFIASDYDLLIDSPIETGINEFHEFTVDGREYELVIWGKGNYDSEKMVKDLKVLVAQGNTIWSDYPFERYVFMVHATSGARGATEHLNSTIIQRSRYSFSERKDYLQFLGTAAHEFVHTWNVKQYRPEGLVPYDYQHENYSNLLWLAEGSTSYLQNQLLMRGELMTTKEWLKSLSKSINGFKRKPGRDAQSVAEASFDKWISEGGDYDKNHSVNIYSEGFLVSWMLDFDILEKTKLKKSYRNVHDVLYKEYSIPKTFNDQDVLAVLKKVTGDSYQSWWQKNVDGHAKPDFDKLLAKAGLEISYGKEDKKKAWTGLSTSSHSNGLLVRAVEKGSPAWQAGFTTDDIIVAVDGLRMADKGLKKRLTNFKPDTDVEFTFFRRDQLMTKTITLAAMPKSELKVQAMKDASKAQKAFFKAWTGLDFPEKKAEEKKK, encoded by the coding sequence ATGCAAAAACTTTCACACCATATTTCATTATTAACGTTTGCATCTATGACATTTTTATCTGTCGATGCTTTCGCTGATGTAAACGTAGATATTGATTTAAGCAAGGCGGAACACCATTACGCCAATGTCACCATGTCATTACCAGAATCGGTAAAAAGCAGTATTGATTTAAAACTTCCTACTTGGCGTACAGGTCGTTATGAAATTCTAAATTTGGCTAATGGTATTCGCGAATTTTCTGTTGAAGGCGATAATATTTCTTGGCAAAAAGTTGATAAAGACACATGGCGTTTAACGGGTGATTTTAAAAGTGGTGTTGAAGTAAGCTATCAAGTTTATTCAAATCAACTTGGTTATCGCACACGCCATGTTGATGACAGCCATGCGTTTTTAGACGCCTCTGGTGTTGTGATGTATACCGAAGAAACACGTGATGATAAACATATTATTCAATTAAACACCCCTAAAGAATGGCGCAGTGTTTCAGGTTTAGTTTCAGGGGATAACGCCCATCAATTTATTGCATCTGATTATGATTTACTAATTGATTCACCTATAGAAACAGGTATAAACGAATTTCATGAGTTTACCGTTGATGGCCGAGAATATGAGTTGGTCATTTGGGGTAAAGGTAATTATGACAGTGAAAAAATGGTGAAAGATCTAAAAGTACTTGTCGCACAAGGCAATACTATTTGGTCTGATTATCCGTTCGAACGCTATGTATTTATGGTACATGCAACCAGTGGCGCCAGAGGTGCGACTGAACATTTAAATTCAACCATTATTCAACGTTCGCGCTATAGCTTTTCTGAAAGAAAAGATTATTTACAGTTCTTAGGAACTGCAGCACATGAATTTGTGCATACGTGGAATGTTAAGCAATATCGTCCAGAAGGCTTAGTGCCTTATGACTATCAACATGAAAACTATTCGAATCTACTTTGGTTAGCTGAAGGCTCAACCAGTTATTTGCAAAATCAATTATTGATGCGTGGTGAATTAATGACCACGAAAGAATGGTTAAAAAGTTTATCTAAGAGCATTAATGGTTTTAAACGTAAACCAGGACGCGATGCACAGTCTGTTGCAGAAGCCAGCTTTGATAAGTGGATCAGCGAAGGTGGTGATTACGATAAAAACCATAGCGTTAATATTTATTCTGAAGGCTTTTTAGTTTCTTGGATGTTAGATTTTGATATTTTGGAAAAAACTAAATTAAAGAAAAGTTATCGTAATGTGCATGATGTACTTTATAAAGAGTACAGCATTCCAAAAACCTTTAACGATCAAGACGTATTAGCGGTGTTGAAAAAAGTGACGGGTGATAGCTACCAATCTTGGTGGCAAAAAAATGTTGATGGTCATGCAAAACCTGACTTTGATAAACTGCTGGCTAAAGCTGGTTTAGAAATTAGCTATGGTAAAGAAGATAAAAAGAAAGCATGGACAGGGTTAAGTACCTCTTCCCATTCCAATGGCTTATTGGTAAGAGCGGTAGAAAAAGGCAGCCCAGCGTGGCAAGCAGGTTTTACTACGGATGACATCATCGTGGCTGTCGATGGCTTGCGTATGGCAGACAAAGGCTTGAAAAAGCGTTTAACCAATTTCAAACCAGACACTGATGTTGAATTTACCTTTTTTAGACGTGACCAGTTAATGACCAAAACCATTACCTTAGCGGCTATGCCAAAAAGTGAATTAAAAGTACAAGCGATGAAAGATGCAAGCAAAGCGCAGAAGGCATTTTTTAAAGCATGGACAGGTTTAGATTTTCCTGAAAAGAAAGCTGAAGAAAAGAAAAAATAA
- a CDS encoding alpha/beta hydrolase — protein sequence MKKIQLWIFILLSLIISKSVLAQSNLDIQARVESKKLQSIKNISIRLPKNYYESQASHLKFPVLYFLDGGRSDEHINAEISALSGSGIIPNFIVVGIERDGKNRFRDYTPVPDKENRGGGADNFIHFLEHELIPYIDTNYRTVGFRILQGHSLGGLFSLYTFQAKPELFQAHFAFSPSLDQANSLVTQLVQKYIKNGAIKQKYLYANMGSEGTDIITTTGKTMVGDFNAINNVLDSDYRLPFRYKFESFEEDPHHLTQFTGLRRALRDLFKDFFYTHSRFALGIEEYNAHYSQLTKQYGFELIPKEGEMYWAAVANISMFNNRKNALNFFKLEAELYPNSVNALENLADFYQEEGELENAILLLEKALTLVSHEDDKYSNLSKKLVEFNLKQKD from the coding sequence ATGAAAAAAATTCAATTGTGGATATTTATTTTACTGAGCTTGATTATTAGCAAATCGGTGTTAGCTCAGAGTAATTTAGATATTCAAGCAAGAGTTGAATCTAAAAAGCTTCAAAGCATAAAAAACATTTCGATTAGGCTCCCCAAAAACTACTATGAAAGTCAAGCGTCACATTTAAAATTTCCTGTTTTATATTTTCTTGATGGGGGGCGTTCTGACGAACATATTAATGCGGAAATTTCAGCATTGTCAGGTAGTGGTATTATTCCAAATTTTATTGTTGTTGGCATCGAAAGAGACGGTAAAAATAGATTTAGAGATTATACACCTGTCCCAGACAAAGAAAATAGAGGCGGTGGTGCTGACAACTTTATTCACTTTCTTGAGCATGAATTAATTCCGTATATTGATACGAACTATAGAACGGTAGGCTTTAGAATATTGCAAGGGCACTCATTGGGAGGACTATTCAGTTTGTATACTTTTCAAGCTAAACCTGAGTTATTTCAAGCACACTTTGCTTTTAGTCCATCTCTCGATCAGGCAAATTCATTAGTCACGCAATTGGTTCAAAAATACATTAAAAATGGCGCAATCAAGCAAAAGTATTTGTACGCCAATATGGGGAGCGAAGGGACAGACATTATTACGACTACAGGTAAAACAATGGTAGGAGATTTCAACGCAATAAATAACGTATTAGACAGTGATTACAGGTTACCATTTCGCTATAAATTTGAATCTTTTGAAGAAGATCCTCATCACTTGACTCAGTTTACAGGCTTGCGAAGAGCACTCAGAGACTTATTCAAAGATTTTTTTTATACACACAGTAGATTTGCATTAGGTATAGAAGAATATAACGCGCATTACTCGCAACTTACTAAACAGTACGGATTTGAGCTTATTCCCAAGGAAGGAGAAATGTACTGGGCAGCGGTTGCAAATATTAGCATGTTTAATAATAGGAAAAACGCTTTAAATTTCTTTAAATTAGAAGCTGAACTTTATCCTAATTCCGTAAATGCACTAGAAAACTTGGCGGATTTTTATCAAGAAGAAGGTGAGTTAGAAAATGCAATATTATTACTCGAAAAAGCGTTAACCCTTGTATCACATGAAGATGATAAATATTCAAATTTGTCAAAAAAATTAGTAGAGTTTAATTTAAAACAGAAAGATTAA